A segment of the Bacillus licheniformis DSM 13 = ATCC 14580 genome:
ATGAAGGCCTGCTCTCTTCTGTTACGTCCGAAATCAACTTGGAGTGAAATAAAGTGAAAATCATCGTTCAAAAATTCGGCGGAACGTCTGTAAAAGATGACCGCGGCAGAAAGCTTGCCTTAAACCATATTAAGGAAGCGGTCAATGAAGGATACAAAGCGGTTGTCGTCGTATCGGCCATGGGCCGGAAAGGCGATCCGTATGCGACTGATTCATTGCTTGATCTGCTTTACGGCGGACAGGATACAATTACCGAGCGTGAGCAGGATATGCTTTTATCATGCGGGGAAACGATTTCCTCTGTTGTGTTCGCCAGCATGCTTTTGGAAAACGGGATTAAAGCTGCTGCTTTAACCGGTGCGCAAGCGGGCTTTTTAACAGACAACAACCATACGAATGCAAAGATTCTCGAAATGAAGCCGGAGCGGCTTGTCAGCATGCTGGCCGACCATGATGCGGTCGTCGTCGCAGGCTTCCAAGGCGCGACTGCAAAAGGGGATATCACAACGATCGGCCGCGGCGGAAGCGATACATCGGCCGCTGCGCTTGGCGCGGCTCTGGACGCGGAATTTATCGATATTTATACAGATGTCGAAGGCGTCATGACAGCTGATCCGCGCATCGTTGAAAAAGCGAAGCCGCTGCCTGTGATTACCTATACGGAAATCTGTAATTTAGCCTATCAGGGGGCCAAGGTGATCCACCCGAGAGCCGTTGAAATCGCAATGCAGGCGAAAGTGCCGATCCGCGTGCGTTCAACCTATTCAAACGAAACCGGTACGCTCGTCACAAGCCATCACAACTCGAAAGCCGGAAGCGACGTTTTTGAGCGGCTCATCACAGGCATCGCCCATGTGAAAGACGTGACACAGTTTAAAGTCCCGGCAAAAGAAGGACAATATAACGTACAGACTGAAGTGTTTAAAGCGATGGCGAATGCGGGCATCAGCGTCGATTTCTTCAATATTACACCAAGTGAAATTGTCTACACGGTGGCTGGAAACATGACAGACCGCGCCCACAGCATCCTGAAGGAATTGGGCTATGAACCGGCCGTGACGAGAAATTGCGCGAAAGTGTCAGCGGTTGGCGCGGGGATTATGGGCGTTCCAGGCGTCACCTCAAAAATCGTTACCGCTTTGTCAGAAAAAGGCATTCCGATCCTGCAGTCTGCTGACAGCCATACGACGATATGGGTGCTCGTGCACGAGAAAAATATGGCGACGGCCGTAAATGCGCTGCATGAAGTGTTTGAACTGTCAAAATAAATATGATTGAATCATGATGAGGTGAAAAAAATGAACTTCGGAAATATCGCAACCGCGATGGTTACGCCCTTTGACAAAAATGAAAATATCGATTTTCAAAAACTGTCAAAGCTGATCGATTATTTACTAAACAATGGGACGGATTCCCTGGTCGTTGCCGGAACAACCGGAGAATCGCCGACGCTTTCCGAAGAAGAAAAGGTAGCGCTCATTCAATACTCTGTCAAGGAAGCGGCAGGCCGTGCCCCAATCATCGCCGGCACGGGAAGCAACAACACGAAGGCGTCGATCAAGCTGACGAAAAAAGCTGAAGAAGCCGGCGCTGACGCTGTCATGCTCGTCACTCCGTACTACAACAAGCCTTCTCAGGAAGGCATGTACCGCCATTTCAGAGCGATTGCGGAGGAAACATCGCTGCCTGTCATGCTTTATAATGTGCCGGGAAGAACGGCTGCTTCGCTCGCACCAGAGACGACAATCCGCCTTGCGGAGATCCCGAATATTATCGCCATTAAAGAAGCGAGCGGCGACCTAGATGCGATAACAAAAATCGTAGCCGAAACCCCTGAGGACTTTGCAGTTTATTCAGGAGATGACAGCCTGACACTGCCGGCGCTGTCCGTGGGAGCGAGAGGAATCGTTTCCGTTGCATCACACATCATCGGACCGGAAATGCAGGAAATGATCAAACATTATACCGAGGGGAACACGGCTCAGGCTGCTTTGATCCATCAAAAGCTGCTTCCGCTGATGAAAGGGCTTTTTGCCGCACCGAACCCGTCTCCATTAAAGACGGCTCTTCAGCTGAAGGGTCTTGACGTCGGGTCCGTCCGGCTCCCTTTGATTCCGCTAAATGAAGATGAACGACTCCGTTTAAGCAGCCTGATGAACGGCCTGTAAAAAACAATACGGACGAAAACGGTCATTCTCTTTTGGAGGGGATGACCGTTTGTCATATACATAATGGTTCTTGTTTTCTAAATTTAGATTCAGGTATAATAGGGACAAGTGATGATGGACGGGTACTTAGATTAGGAGGATTACAATTTGAAAAAAAATACAGAAAATATTAGAATCATCGCCTTAGGAGGCGTCGGAGAGATCGGAAAAAACCTCTATGTCATTGAAATCGATTCAGACATATTCGTGGTTGACGCCGGCCTCATGCATCCAGAAAATGAAATGCTGGGTATCGATGTGGTCATCCCTGACATTTCTTATTTAATTGAACGATCTGACCGCGTAAAGGCGATTTTTCTCACACACGGGCATGAAGAAAACATCGGCGGCGTATTTTACTGCCTGAACAAGCTTTCTGTGCCTGTTTACGGAACGAAGCTGACGCTTGCCCTTTTAAAGGAAACGCTGAAGCAGTACGGTGTAAACAAAAAGCCCGATTTAAGAGAAATTCATTCAAAATCCGTTATTACATTTGAATCGACAAAGGTGTCATTCTTCAAAACAAATCACAGCATCCCGGATTCCGTCGGTGTCAGCTTTAAAACATCCCTCGGATCCATCGTGTGCACAGGCGATTTTAAATTTGACCAGACACCTGTGTTAAACCAGACAAGCGACATCGGCGAAATTGCCAAAATCGGCAACAGCGGTGTGCTGTGCCTGCTTTCCGACAGCGCCAATGCCGAGAAGCCGGGCTATACGCCTTCAGAAGCACTCGTTGGCGGAGAGATATCCGATGTGATGTACAACGCCGAAAACCGCGTGATTATTGCCGTGTTCGCGTCTAACTTTAACCGGATTCAGCAGGTGATTGATGCCGCGCTGCAAAACGGCAGGAAGCTTGCAGTTTCAGGGAAAAATATTTCGGCGATACTCCAGCTGGCGATGAAACTCGGGTATGTCACGGCAGATGAAGATATGTTCATCCCTGTCCAAGAAGTCAAAAAGTATCCAAAAAGAGAAGTCGCGATTTTGACAGGGGACAACCATGGAGAGCCGCTCGCCGCATTGACCAGGATCGCAAAACAAGGGCATAAGCAGCTTGACATTGAGGAAGGGGATACCGTCCTGATCGCATCCTCCCCTATCCCGGGTCAGGAGCTTGTTTACTCCAAAGCGGTCGATCTCTTAACGAGAGCGGGCGCCCAGGTCGTATTCGCACAAAAACGCGTCCATGTATCAGGCCATGGCTGTCAAGAAGAGCTGAAGCTGATGCTCAACTTGCTGAAGCCGAAGTATTTAATCCCCGTAAACGGTGAATACAGAATGCAAAAAGCGCATTCCAAGCTTGCCGAAGAAATCGGCATGAAACGGAGCGACATTTTCCTGATTGAAAAAGGAGATGTCGTGGAATTCCGCGGACAAAACGTTAAAATCGGCGATAAAGTACACTCAGGCAATATATTGATCGACGGACTCGGCGTCGGCGATATCGGCAACATCGTGCTCAGAGACCGCCGTCTGCTATCCCAGGACGGAATCTTAATTGTTGTGATTACCCTTGATAAAAAGAAAAAACATCTAGTTTCAGGACCCGAAATTATCACGAGAGGTTTTGTCTATGTCAGAGAATCTGAACAGCTGATCGTTGAAGCGACAGAGCTTGTCAGGGAACTCGTCAACGAAAGCACAGAAAACGCCGTCGTCGAATGGTCCGCCTTAAAACAGACGATGCGTGAGGCATTAAACCA
Coding sequences within it:
- the dapG gene encoding aspartate kinase; translated protein: MKIIVQKFGGTSVKDDRGRKLALNHIKEAVNEGYKAVVVVSAMGRKGDPYATDSLLDLLYGGQDTITEREQDMLLSCGETISSVVFASMLLENGIKAAALTGAQAGFLTDNNHTNAKILEMKPERLVSMLADHDAVVVAGFQGATAKGDITTIGRGGSDTSAAALGAALDAEFIDIYTDVEGVMTADPRIVEKAKPLPVITYTEICNLAYQGAKVIHPRAVEIAMQAKVPIRVRSTYSNETGTLVTSHHNSKAGSDVFERLITGIAHVKDVTQFKVPAKEGQYNVQTEVFKAMANAGISVDFFNITPSEIVYTVAGNMTDRAHSILKELGYEPAVTRNCAKVSAVGAGIMGVPGVTSKIVTALSEKGIPILQSADSHTTIWVLVHEKNMATAVNALHEVFELSK
- the dapA gene encoding 4-hydroxy-tetrahydrodipicolinate synthase codes for the protein MNFGNIATAMVTPFDKNENIDFQKLSKLIDYLLNNGTDSLVVAGTTGESPTLSEEEKVALIQYSVKEAAGRAPIIAGTGSNNTKASIKLTKKAEEAGADAVMLVTPYYNKPSQEGMYRHFRAIAEETSLPVMLYNVPGRTAASLAPETTIRLAEIPNIIAIKEASGDLDAITKIVAETPEDFAVYSGDDSLTLPALSVGARGIVSVASHIIGPEMQEMIKHYTEGNTAQAALIHQKLLPLMKGLFAAPNPSPLKTALQLKGLDVGSVRLPLIPLNEDERLRLSSLMNGL
- the rnjB gene encoding ribonuclease J2, encoding MKKNTENIRIIALGGVGEIGKNLYVIEIDSDIFVVDAGLMHPENEMLGIDVVIPDISYLIERSDRVKAIFLTHGHEENIGGVFYCLNKLSVPVYGTKLTLALLKETLKQYGVNKKPDLREIHSKSVITFESTKVSFFKTNHSIPDSVGVSFKTSLGSIVCTGDFKFDQTPVLNQTSDIGEIAKIGNSGVLCLLSDSANAEKPGYTPSEALVGGEISDVMYNAENRVIIAVFASNFNRIQQVIDAALQNGRKLAVSGKNISAILQLAMKLGYVTADEDMFIPVQEVKKYPKREVAILTGDNHGEPLAALTRIAKQGHKQLDIEEGDTVLIASSPIPGQELVYSKAVDLLTRAGAQVVFAQKRVHVSGHGCQEELKLMLNLLKPKYLIPVNGEYRMQKAHSKLAEEIGMKRSDIFLIEKGDVVEFRGQNVKIGDKVHSGNILIDGLGVGDIGNIVLRDRRLLSQDGILIVVITLDKKKKHLVSGPEIITRGFVYVRESEQLIVEATELVRELVNESTENAVVEWSALKQTMREALNQFLYEKTKRKPMIIPIIMEV